The sequence tatgtattttatgtattttatgtattttatgtattttatgtatttaatgtattttatgtattttatgtattttatgtattttatgtattttatgtattttatgtattttatgtattttacgtattttatgtattttatgtattttatgtattttatgtattttatgtattttatgtatcttatgtattttatgtattttatgtattttatgtattttatgtattttatgtattttatgtattttatgtattttatgtattttatgtattttatgtattttatgtattttatgtattttatgtattttatgtattttatgtattttatgtattttatgtattttatgtattctaTGTATtcaatgtattttatgtattctatgtattttatgtattctatgtattttatgtattctaTATATTATATGTatattatgtattttatgtattttatgtactttatgtattttatgtattttatgtattttatgtattttatgtattttgtgtattttgtgtattttatgtattttatgtattttatgtattttatgttttttatgtattttatgtattttatgtattttaatattttatgtattttatgtattttatgtactttatgtattttatgtactttatgtattttatgtactcTATGTATTTTATATACTTTATGTactttattttatgtattttatgtactcTATGTATTTTATATACTTTATGtactttatgtattttatgtattttatgtattctatgtattttatgtattctaTATATTATATGTatattatgtattttatgtattttatgtactttatgtattttatgtattttatgtattttatgtattttgtgtattttgtgtattttatgtattttatgtattttatgtattttatgtatattatgttttttatgtattttatgtattttatgtattttaatattttatgtattttatgtattttatgtactttatgtattttatgtactttatgtattttatgtactttatgtattttatatactttatgtactttattttatgtattttatgtactcTATGTATTTTATATACTTTATGtactttatgtattttatgtattttatgtactgtatgtattttatgtagtattattgtcatttatttttctttgtttttcttcattttatgtggttttgactctgtttTTCTTCGTAGGGCCTGCCGCTGCGTACTTTATTGGCAGTGcagttttgaccatcacgtaactctcaaaacctctatctcacagtgtaatctacaggatcaacagctTCATAATATTCCTCAAACttgtttttcgtttctgtttctgattttgaGAGGGCCAGGACCCCTCGGGTCCTCCCTCTGGGTCCGGGACTGCATTAGGAATATTTACCGTGGAGAGATCCAGTAAACTTGCTACCATATTTAGATAGATGCCAAATATTGGAAATCGACTCGTTACAGCGACGTTGTTAATAGCTAATTTGGTCAACGAAAAGGTTGATGATCCTGAATTACGCTATATCCTTAATTTTCGAGTACCGAATAGATCACTGCGTAACACAAACCTACTTCAGCACATATTCCATAGGACAGgcgttcggatacaacaaaccaaTTACTGCATGCATAATAACATTCACTGTAGTAGAAGAGTTGTTTGAGTTTGGAGAGTTTTTAGTATGGTACATAATATGTTTTTAAGAAACAACAGTAGTGTGTTGTCAATAAgataagaagaaaaaatattttaatcagTATGTTTCATTTTTCACAGTAGTTACTTCGGTCTGTGGTTTCCAAGTCTCCTTCGTGGTACTACGAAACTGGGAAACACAAATCTGCCTGGTTGCATTGAACAGTTTACCCGTGAGACATTTCAAAAGTTGAGAGTTCCATCGATTGCCGGATATGGAGCACCGGAAGTAAGTTGACTTATCTTGTGTATTTTCAAAATTGCCTTCCGTGGTGCACTCATACTCGCATTTAGAACCATTGAAACTCGTATTATTAGGACACTTGTACATGTATATGTTTGTGACACTTGCTGGAAAATTCGAATAAACACAGTAGGCATAGATGGTCTTACTGGTACCATATGTTCCGAATCCACTGGCAGCAGGGCATTTGACCACTTCACAATCTGACGGGGAGTCGCCGATTTTACACAAACCGGTGAGGTAATTGAAAACATATCCCTCCGGACATTCGTATACATCGGACTGAtagtttttcttttcacagtaaTGATAAATTCCGCACGATCTCGGATCTGAAAGAGTAGAGGATGGAGAGTAAATTAATGATTGAAGAGTTATACAAGTCTGATACCTGGGAATACTCCTTCTTCTGTACAAAACATGCTCTGAGGTTGAAATGAGCAATATTCATTAGGAACGGAAGAGCATTGACCGTCATTACAGTAAGGTGTAGCCGGCGTTACGCTGCAATCCACATAAATCCGATTACTACTTCCAAGGCAAACCACTGCATGGTTGCAATTGTCGCATCCAAAGCGAAATTGATCATCGCAATCGATAAAATCAACACGCGCAGGTTGAATAATTTCCGTGCTATGCTTACGAACTCCTGGTAGTTCTGAAACCCCTAGACTAGCCTGAAACACTACCACTAGTATAAGAACTTTGGAGAACATTATCCTCTACTTTGAATACGATTCTCACTGAACCGATCAGCAGGCTGTGATACATTATATATATACGAAAAATGGATTTCAATAAATGTTAATTAGTTTATTGACTTGggactagaaaaaaaaacctacccGTAAATGCGTATGCCAAATAATCATATGGGCCACATAATCAGTTATCAAGCTGGGATGGTCCCACTCCCAAACATTTTATTTACTTTCGTTTGTTTTACGCTGGGTTGTCACTTCTTATCTCTCTATCGAGGAAGTAATGCAGTTTTTGGTAATTGACCTATTGACTAGAATTAGAGTCATTTAGATTTGGCAATTGTGATTTATACATGAAATAAACTCGAGTTTATAGACAGCTTATTCAACTGACACACATGTGATTTGCGTATTTCTGCTGTATTAGTTTAGTATTGGAttggattgattgtatgaatttcgCAACTTTCACTGCTTCGCTTCTAGAATTGTAATGGTGCACGAGATACTAAAGATTTATTCATTGGCGACAAATACTTTctaccacacaattaaataacacgtaacaaatgagaataaaaaaaatatagccaCAGACACAATTTGAATGAATGAATGTTTCAGTGGAAGAAACTAacgaaatgctgtacgggattcatttctggatATTCTGaagagccaaattgtggaattctctacgattttaaacactgttcgaaGCATTTCTCTAATGCGAAGAAGTTAAAGTTTTATCCACACTCGCTTGAAGTGAAAAAAGcagaaagctaatcaaattattctagagacttgcactaaactgatgatttttctttccgatttgcaaagaaacattcgtttagataacatttggagcctttAGAATGAACGTTTTGCACAATATTCGTTGTCCTATTTTCGTTGTATttcgctccaatgcaaacgaccaacaccaggGTGacgcgaaatgacctattcggcgaaacgactttcagtgaaatggctttcggcgatatgacccgctcctaACCTTTCATACCTATCCATACCTATATCAACGAGAaaggcgtcatgagttttcttctttgaaactcgttgataccaactacttcagaaaactttattttGTATGTAATGTGATTATGTTatataactgaaaatgttatcataaattgatgatcatatttccaatggcatgtattaaaaattttgttgatacGCTAGattcaacaaaagatattcacgatcaaaaacgttTCACTCTAtcagaggataaattttgaatattgAAATATGTGACGTGAAACTATCATCAGCTTGGATTCACTCGGTGAAAAAtggaccattatatctccgaaacagccaattgatcttctCACATCCAAAACTCAATAGTATCTCTCAATAATGCAGAAgcgtgttaaaatcggatcagtgaGCGGAAAAAACTGACGAAAAATAGCGTTTTGTCGTTTAAGTCACATACCTATACCACCtgaggagagtgttcggttaccggcacccttttattttaggCTTATAATTTCGGACTAAGTGCActttatgcggacatatatacatcaatggaaaactaaagtccctagctaataaCAGATTAAGatactaagttgattcatttgattgaaaacacatttttatccatttagtaaagtgataaattttggccatttcaaaaatggtgttcggttaccggcaccccaagaaatggaaaaatatgaGTAAAGACtacaattatttaaagaaaaacctgttttaatccacctagtggtataatgatgcctttctcatattagttatatttccaaaactatcactagaagattctgtgaagaatttttttttcaatcttgaataaaataagaaacttttttttgtataaactaacataaacttttcaatttgtaaacagttatatcaagtcaatatgattttttctttattttgcatcgtcgcactaaatgatttaacatactttacccgTAGGTCTTGAAACGGGAAATCGGACCCAGATGACATTAAACAGcagcctatgagactataggaacttttgtttgagcctgtttgtgaaaattgatcaattcaactctgagaaaattgagtgagtctcgttttaaacattttgaccactatttccgttacttctggaaccgagatcttggaaccagtatagccgaagtcggttcgtttagtaagtaactaatataacctacaaattgaatcagtttttaaCCAAATGTACAAGAATTCTactcttttttgcatcgtcgctttaaatgacggtgtgaaattgaaTAGCAATCtgtgggactacgagattttttattttatcagtgacaatatttgacacATATTCATACACAGacccataacacatggatcaataagtcccgagactaaagcagagatggcgctcgtagtaaaccagtaaccacgtctttctagagtactaacctttgcttgaaacaggtcaaaattttaagtcaatCCGACcaaaaacagctgagttatcgaggttggagtaaagtcgttttgtagtttgtttaaaaaatggaaaaaaaccgagtttcgtgttttgataaaacattgttttttaatgggtaaatacaccgtgcaagcgaaacaatagattgaaaaatattatccggactcttgtccatcaaaagcaacgatttgtcggtggttcgccgagtttaaacgtggtcgtaccgacacaaatgacgcggaacgctcgggtagacctgtggaagccgttacaccggaaaatgtgagtgaagtgacaaaaattataatgaaagatcgtaaagtgaagctccgtgagattgctgagatgacacagatatcatatggaagtgtatttactatccttcatgaaaaattgagcatgaaaaaggttttttccaagtgggtgccgcgattgctttttcatcaagacaatgcaccctgccacaagtcgatgaaaacaatggcgaaattgaacgaattgggctttgatctgcttccccacccccatattcgccagatttagcccccagtgactactgctccagggaaaaagatttggctcaaatgaggcggtcatcgctgaaactgaagcttattttgaagcgaaagaaaattttttttataaacatggtattgaaaaattggagaaacgttggaacaattgtatcaccctaaaaggtgattatgttgatgaataaaaaaaaaaatttgcaaaaaaaatgttgtttccattgttagtctcgggacttattgatccatgtgttacgttgctcagctcgatgaactgtgtcaaatTATATAGAGATATTAAGATCTACACAAACAATCCGCAGCTTAGATATTGCtactgcttacttgtctattgtGATCTGTTCGgaaatattttcagtcatcCACGGACTTCAGTGAATCGTGAATATGAAGCGTGAAGATTAAGTTTTTTAATTTACTTTGTTATTCTACTAGATTTTACGGTCTGAActgcaggtagtttttggatgacgtAGTTCCTTTACAATTGCATGTGGTGTCACGAGTACGGACCGAACACAAAAAGTTAATTAACGCAGCTCCTTTAGTTAGTAGATCTTAAAGCCTGAGCTCCAGGTAGTTTTCGGGTGACCCAGAGTATTGTTATGCTGGTAGAGGCTTGAACTCCAGGAAGCTTTTGAATGACGTAGAATATTCACAATAAGTAAATGATTTTTATGTGGTATCACGAACGTGAACCGTGTACAAGAATCTTGATAGTTGGTAGACCTTAGGGCTtatactccaagtagtttttggatgaacaagcACTACCTCATAACTCATCACAATGATCCAATTAATTGAATGTGATACCACGTGTATGGACCTTGAAAAAGAAACTCACCAATGTCATTGGTTTTGTTGGTAGACTTCAAGGCATATATTCCAAGGAGGACAAGAGCTTCCACAGATATCACCACAGTATGTCAACATGCTGAATAtagtactacgagtacatacAGCACTCAAAAGTTATGCAAAAGTAACCAGTCATGCGTTCATATACTGATATGTTTTTTCCAGAGAATTTTTGAATGCCCCCGATCATAAATAGTATCCATTAAATCAAACAATTCCGTAATGTATATTTCATAAAGTTCAATTCACTGAAGcatgttggattgttttgtaCACGTATAAAGATATATTTCCTCCTTTCtgcaaaaacgttttttttacgcgaccacCCTTTaaactaaataaaaaatcgcgtcGACTCGGTGAACTAACAAATATGTTACGTAAATCAAATTCGCGTAAATAAAGTTCACGTAAATCGAGGTTTTAGTGTACTGGCACAAGATATCGTTCTTGGATCCAGATTAGGGAACAAAACCTGATTACTGGATCTGAACCCGTAATGTGATAAGTACAGGTCTGGTTTAACATTTGCACTTGCATTTCTATGGTTCGTTTGTAGACACGTAAAATTTTACCTGACATCTCTGCCAGGAGTAGGATTGTTGTTTCAActgatattgatagttttttgatATCAAGCATTAGAGCggaatgaaaaataaatcggttgagAGCAATAACAGTTTCAACAAGTAATATTCTCTGACGACAAGTGTCATTTGTTTGTTCATACAAAGCATCGCAAAACTCGACCGAATTTTTAGAGTAGGCGATCTACAATTTATCAAAATAGTTtacttttaaaattaaaatcgaTACTGTTTGGcataaagcacgaggttttgaagacaaagacaatgttgctcgaatatcgaAAATGCATCATCGttcgctttccttcgcctttgttcgataatcgctctgGTATTCGTACTTGTTCGTATATTCGTGAGCGAACGAAGCCGATGCTGTATCGCTGCTGGCACGAAGATCTATTACTTACAGTtgttaaaacaaaattaaacaaatcCCCAAAAGGCTTGTGGTGAATGAGGCACGAGTATTCATGCAGTGATAATCGTCGGAACTCAATTCGCGATTATCTTTCGTGCTGTCTTTGGAACAAGCAAATTATAACGTTTTCCTCTGTAttagtaccatagtcttatgtgtacgTGATGAACCATATCTCAGCACTCTCTCATTGCTGCTACCTAACGAGATATGATGATTTTATAaaatgaagaatgcttcgcaaAGAATGGAATCCAACaatcatcgcagtgacgctattcgaaccaattcaaggagtaaagtaaatgaacgaatgacaaacgaatgtataaaacgaacttgcacgatgtataccagcaacGAAAAATGTCTTAGTTGATTCGGGTTCTCCACGATTATTGGTTATTCATTTTCTCAGTTATCTCTTTTGTacggtgaatagttcaacgttattCGAGACGGGtgtgagtaatataagaaagttcGCACTGACGATGGATGAATGAATTAGTAGCACGAAGAATATGTACAACATTGGACGTCGATTAATACAACGTGTTGTATAATTGTtctaattataaaaaaatttgtcacgatcaattcaaaaaaatattttttatcgttATCTTTGCCAGTGAAAATCAATCAATCTGGCAGGCCTGTAACCGGTACCATAATGTAGAAACTTACACTAGTGGCGAGATTTTTCTATGTGTGAGTGCAGTTGTCATATTTTCTAGAAAAACAGAAATATGTCAGGAAGAAGAATATAAATATCGGCCGTTGCAGGATCATCTATCGAATCACGTCCAGTTGCAATTACTGAgccgaaaattttatttaatatttatcaTGAGAGAAGTACTTGATAACTTGTAAATTTATGCTACATACCCAAAAACACCACAtagtacacagcaaaaaaaacaaataattgtAACAATTTCAATGTGATTATCAATCGATGTGAAAAaatttagacgtactgaacatcaaatgtaataattttctggtttcaagaaatattgcagataaacCACACGTTATCACATCGTATTGAGTACATTACATCACCCTAATTGAATACTGTATATAATTCTGATATGAAATTATCTTTTCGTGcaatattacaacttttagaacgACACCGAGATTGTTGTGATAgttattatatcgtaatcgcTGCACATAAATAGCCCGGGttgtcggttcaatgcatagaacgCTGGTTTCACAATCcgattgtcgtatgttcgagacccgacctggaaggattcttagtgtcaataggatcgttgtactagccatgcaatgattctgtacgctaagaatcggctgcgaagtctgttgaaacagaaaggcaaattccacaaaaggaatgttatgCCAAAACTTTGCTTGACTTTGCACATCAATAGTGAGTAGTGATTTTCAGCAATTTTAATATAATATCACATGTTGTTGGTGTTGTTCTGAAGGTTgcaatattacacgaaaagatgccTAATTTCCTATCAGAATCGTATGAGTATTAAGTCAAGCTGATATGatctactcaatacgttgtttcgagcttgagcttgagcgacctggttgctactccattactgatcgggattagctgaaattgtacagggagtttctagatgatccgacctgggactggtaaatcattcttcaatgtacatcttctggtaatcccagaattcattgatcagtaccggcgccggccaggcccgaacgtagatcgtctaaggaatgggaagggatgttagtccaacacttgttgttactagaggtcgtatatactactgcgcactccacaagtgtcacggaagAAGGAAAATAATTGTTAATAAAAAATTACAGTATCGGTATTATTCACGTGCGATTCAGTATGATCcgttttcaagatgctcggatgcaccactaaactcactgacttcccgagtgaacgtttcaacaatatcctatattgaagtcccgggaagtttgGTTTACAGCGCGTCTTCAatctgtattatttccgctctattgttttatttctttattaaaattattaattggttatattggttgatctgggcagccgattACCGAGAAAAAttctaatttattgtttgaaatattaatatcaactgttttttactatgtaacacatgtttataaaaaaatttatctttcgcttcaaaagtttcagtttcagcgatgacctcctcatttgagccaaatctttttccctggagcatttttttttaagatcagcaaagagccagtagtcactgggggctaaatctggcgagtatggggggtggggaagcagatcaaagcccaattcgttcaatttcgccattgttttcatcgacttatggcagggtgcattgtcttgatgcaaaaggatttttttttctcagcatgtgcggtcgttttttgcgatttcctccttcaaacgcaccagtaagtcaatataataatcactgttgatctatttacctttttcgaggtagtcaatgaaaatcccaaaaaactgacgccatgactttgccagctgactgctgcgttttcggacgcttcggacggctttcgccagctgtgcgccactaagatgactgccgcttcgactctggagtgtagtgatgtatccatgtttcgtccatggtcacgtaacgacgcaagaaatcttttttgttgcgagtaaatagcgataaactgctttctgaatcatcgactagttgctgtttttgttccatcaaaagcaatcgcggcacccacttggaaaaaaacctttttcattcaatttataatcctgaaagacaatcaataacatggaagaagaaaacattacacataaaacttttctccgaagttagacggaaattgataggttgaatgagtaagtaaagtaaagtaaagtaatagTAGGTAATAGTAAAATggtgtaatcagaagtgaaacattgaaaatatctgataactgaaaggaaaaagaaactactgcaattgtcgccttttacgacatggaagcaggaacccagtggatctattcttagtttattttttccgccggattccacacggtatcTAGGCTGctactgtccggagaaagataataggtactatcaatctcctagtggaccccagccccttgttctactcaatacgttgtttcgatgtaataaagTGTACTTTATTTGCAATATTATAATGCtatatttcaaaactacttacaaTTGAAGAATTCGCTACTTTCTGTTTTTAAGATAGAATTTTTCACAGtgaaaattcacgtagattgcggAAGCCTGTAAATTCACGTAGGCGGAAGTCCATATTAGGAGTATGCTGAACTCTAAAAAGTCTGAGTGTGGAGTTCCATACTTGGAAGTGCGGGGTTTTCATTTCCCTTCAACATAAAGGTACAGGGCCGACTAACCGAAAcctcggataaaagggactgatttgatTTAAGAAATCCACGAATAGCATTCTAATCAACCGGTTTGTTAAGCAATTACCCCCACTTGAAAGTACGCGCGATCCTAACGAACAAGCAGTTTCTAGAATGCATTTTTCAGCTTATATGCAGCGAGAaggttcacgcggaacttgttctgtactttcaagatgCCGAAACTTCAACGCATGCTTTTCAGCATCGAGAAAGTTCACTagtaaactttaaaaaaattttaacagtTCCGTGGGTACTTTCAAGTACCAAGAAAGTGGATGTTTTCAGATATAGTGGAATTTTTGATTGAATGGGGCTTTAGTTTTGGAATGACTGAGTGgagacatatattggagaagccaaatgaatgaggaaCTCACTttgaaaaaagatacgctcatagATTACTTGGGGTttgtttttagttgaattaaaccaAATCTGTGTTACGGTTCAAGTAGCACAGAAGTTCTGATATATCACCCGTAACTATATCAACCCGTTGATAATATAATGGAGTCTCCAAGA comes from Malaya genurostris strain Urasoe2022 chromosome 3, Malgen_1.1, whole genome shotgun sequence and encodes:
- the LOC131439067 gene encoding uncharacterized protein LOC131439067 — encoded protein: MTVNALPFLMNIAHFNLRACFVQKKEYSQIRDRAEFIITVKRKTISPMYTNVRRDMFSITSPVCVKSATPRQIVKWSNALLPVDSEHMVPVRPSMPTVFIRIFQQVSQTYTCTSVLIIRVSMVLNASMSAPRKAILKIHKISQLTSGAPYPAIDGTLNF